The nucleotide sequence CAGGGGGTACCGGGCCGCGGCTTCGGGCATCCGGGCGTGAAAAGCCGTGTCGAAGCAGGCCACCACCGGGACCTCCCGCAGCAGCCGGCGAACCGCCCGGGTGACCTCCAGCGACAGCGGCTGGTGATTAGGCGCCAGCGACGTGAGCCGCTCGAGATTCACCAGCAGGGCGTCGTCCACCCTCGCCGGCGCCTTCTGGGCGCCGCCGTGCACGAACCGGACGGCGACGGCGTCCACATCGGACCAGCGGCGGATCGCCTGAGCGACCGCATTCGGGTCGGCCAGGTCCCACGCCGTCCAGCCGACGGCGGTGCCGTCGGCGACGAGCGAGACCTTCATGCTCGACGAGCCCGGGTTCAGGGTCAGGACACGCACGGCTCTCCTCCGATTCAGTCGCGCAGGCGGCGCAAGAACGGGTCGTCGGCTGCCAAGGGCTCGAGGCGGGCACGGACGTCGAGCGCGACGCAGCCGTCCGAGCGCACGCGCACCGGGTTGAGGTCCAGTTCGGCCAGCCCGGGCACCAGTTCGGCGAGCCGGCTGACCTTCAGCAGGACCTCGCGCACCGCCGCCCGGTCCAGCTGCCCCGGCCAGAGCGCCTTCGACGCGCGCAGGCCGTCGAGCAGCAGGTCCGCGTCCGCGCCGGTCAGTGGCGCGAGCCGGGCCGCGTGGTCGGCGATCAGGTCGGTGTCGACGCCGCCGAGGCCGAACACGATCAAGGGCCCGAAAACCGGGTCCGACCGCACGCCGACCAGCAGATCGCGGCCGGGCTCGGCCATCGGCTGCACCGTCACCCCGCGCAGAGCCGGCCCGAAACGCGACCGCAGACTGCGGAAGGCCTCCACGATCCGGTCGGGGCCGTGCACGTTCAGCAGGACACCGCCGCCGGCGGTCTTGTGCAGCAGGCCGTCGGCATCGGCCTTCAGCACGACCGGCGAATCGAGATCGGCGGCCGCGGCGTCCATCGAGTCACCGGCCTCGACGTAGTGCGTCTCCACCATCGGGATGTCGGCCAGCCGCAGCAGCTCGACGGCCTCGGCGGGCGGCAGCCAGCCTTCGCGCCCGGCGGCGAACGCCCGCAGCGCGCCGGGATTTTCCAGCGGAGTCAGGGAATTCCCGGCTTCGGGACGGTTCAGCCACTGCTCGTAGCGGACGAGCCGGGCCAGCACCGCGGCAGCCGCGGCGGGATCGTCGTAGCAGGCGGTGACTCCGGTGCCGGGTACCAGCGGCGCGACCCGGGCCCGTTGGCCGGGCCGGACCGCGAAGACGGTCTTGTACTCCGGCGGGAGCACGGCCGCCAGCGACGTGCCGGGATCACCGACCGCGGTGGGCACGGTCGCGGCGATCACCGCGTCGACACCATCATCGGCCAGCACAGCACGCAGCGCGTCGGCGAATACCTCTGCGGAGACGGCCGCGGTCGTGTCGACCGGATTCCGGACCGCGGCTTCGGCCGGGAGCACCTTCGCGAGCCGCTCGCGAGTGTGCTCGGACAGCTCGGCCATGACCAGGCCTTCGCGCTCGCAGGCGTCGGCGGCCAGCACCCCGGCCCCACCGGCGTTGCTGAGCACAGCCACCCTGGGGCCGCCCGGCAGGAGCTGCCACGACAACCCGGCGATCACATCGACCAGCTCGGCGACGGTGTCCACGGCGATGACCCCGGCCTGCTCGAACAGCGCGTCCCGTGTGACCGCGGGAGTCGCCGCCGCGGCAGTGTGCGAGGCTGCCGCGCGCTGCGCGGTGTCACCACTGCCGGACCGGACGGCCAGGACCGGGCGTGTCCGGGCGAGGCGGCGGGCCAGCCGGCTGAACTTGCGGGGGTTGCCGAAGGATTCGAGGTACAGGACAGCCAGTTCGGTGCGGCGGTCGGCGGCCCACCACATCAGCAGGTCGTTGCCGCTGACGTCGTACTTGTCCCCGGTGGAGACCAACGTGGACATGCCGAGGCCGAGGTCGCCGAGGGATTCCGCGAGTGCGATGCCGACTCCGCCGGACTGGGTGACGACGCCGATGTTGCCGGGCCGCACGCGGCTGCCCAGGAAGGTCAGGTCGTAGGGACAGGCCGGGTCCGTGGAGATGACGCCGAGGCAGTTCGGGCCGACCAGCCGCAGGCCGTACTCACGAGCCGCGGCGTGGACCCGCTCGCCGTGCACCGTGCCGGTCAGGCCCGAGGAGATGATCACGACCGCGCGCACGCCGCGTTTCCCGCACTCTTCGACCGCCTCCGCGGCGGCCGGGGCGGGCAGGCACACCACGGCCAGTTCGGGCGTGCGGCTCAGCACCGCCACCGACGGAACACTCGGCACGCCGAGGATTTCCCCGGCGTGCGGGTTCACCACTTCGACGGGCCCCGGGTAGCCGGACCCGACGAGGTTGGCCAAAACGGCGTGCCCGACCGAACCCGGGCGCCGTCCCGCGCCGATGACGGCGATCGAGGACGGCTTGAACAGGTGGGTCAGGCTGGCCGCGTCGGCGACCAGGTCGCGCTCCAGCACGGCGTCCAAGTAGGCGGCGTCTTCGCCGAGGATCATCACGACGTCCCGTTCGGGGCCGCCGATGCCGGCTTCGAACCGCAGGCCGAGGTCGGCGAAGACGTGGAGCACCTTGGCGTTCTCGGCGAGCACCTCGGCGAGGAACCGCTTCAGACCCGACTTCCGGGCGTGCGAGACGAGGTGCTCCATCAGCAGCGTCGCGACGCCCTGCGTGCGCAGGGCCGCGTCCACGACGAGGGCGACCTCGGCATCGGTGGGATCATTCAGTACTTCGTAGTTCGCTACCCCGACGAGTTCACCGTGCCGGTAGCAACCCACCGCGTAGTGTCCGGGGCCCGGGTCGGCGGCGATCCCGGCAGCCAGTCTGTCCAAACCGGACGGTGCGCCGAAGAACCGGAAATAGGTGTCCCGCTGGGTGAGCCGGGTGTGCAGGGCGAGCACCTCGGCGGTGTCAGCAGGATGCAACGGGCGCACCAGCACCACGTCACCGCCCGCGAGCAGGGCCCGGGAGCCCGCCTCCACGCTCATCGCTTCTCCGCTCCCTCCTCGCGGCGACGACCGCCGCAAGACCAGGAGACCTCGGGGACCGGCGCCCGCGACGCGGCCGGACTACCCGAACCGCGAGGACCTTCGTCACCGAAAACCCAGCCGGGCGAAGGTGCGGGCCGGCGCTATCGCACGCCGGCCGCGGAGGCAACGATCAGCTGACCGGCGCCGACCACTCCACCTTCACGCCCCCGTCAGGGCCGCGCCCGAGGGTGAACGCGCCGCCGACTGCTTCGGCGCGGTCACCCAGGTTGCCCAGCCCGCTCGGCGAGACGTCCTCGGGCAACCCACGGCCGTCGTCGGCCACCACGATCCGCAGCACGTCGTCCTTGACCGCGACCGACACCGACAGCGTCGAGGCCTCCGCGTGCCGCACGGCGTTGCTGACCGCTTCGCGCACGACTGCTTCGGCGTGCTCGGCCAGCTGGGCCGGCACCGTGTCGATCGAGCCGGACATGCTGACCGTCGGGTGCACCGGCGCGTCGTCGGTCAGCTCGGCGATCGCGTCGTGCAACCGGTGCCGCAGCCGCAGGCCGGTCTCCCCCGCGGCGCCGCCGTGCAGGTCGAAGATCGCCGTGCGGATCTCCTGGACGATCTCGTGCATCTGCTCGATGCTGTCCCCGAGCCGCTTCTGCAGCTCCGGGGACTTCGTCCGCCGCTGGGTGCTCTGCATCGACAGCCCGACGGCGAACAGCCGCTGGATCACGTGGTCGTGCAGGTCACGGGCGATCCGGTCGCGGTCTCCCAGCACGTCCAGCTCGCGGGCGGCCCGCTGCTGCGCCGCCAGCTGCAGCGCGAGTGCCGCCTGGTCGGCGAACGACGCCAGGACCGGCAGCTGAGCCGACTCGAACGACCCGGCCCCGGTCTGCCGGGCCGCGATGAGCACGCCGGTCGTCCGGTCCCCCGCCCGCAGCGGGACGACCAGCGCGGGGCCGAAGCGGTGGTCAGGGAGCCGGAGTTCCCCGACATTGCGGGGTGTCCGGTCCTGGTACACCGCACCGGGCACGCTCTCCTCGAGGCCGATGTGCATACCCGACAGCTCCGCGGCCCGGGTGCCGGCGCTGACGGTGACGGTGAGGTCGTCGACGTCGTCGCCCCAGTCCTCGTCGACGTCCAGGCGCCCGGAATTCGGCAGTGCCAGCATGGTGACGTCCGAACCGGTCAGCTCCAGCGCCCGGCTCGCGATCAGGTTCAACGCCTCGGCCGGGTCGGTGCCGCCCAGCAGCTCGGTGGTCACCTCGCTCGTGGCGGCCAGCCACTGCTGCCGCACCCGCGCCTGCTCGTAGAGGTGGGCGTTTTCGATCGCGATGCCGGCCGCCGCGGCCAGCGCCTGCACGACGACCTCGTCGTCGTCGGTGAACGGCTCCCCGTTCTTCTTCTCGGTCAGGTAGAGCCGCCCGAAGACCTCGTCGCGGACGCGGACCGGGACCCCGAGGAACGAGTGCATCGGCGGGTGGTGCGCCGGAAAGCCCACTGACGCCGGGTGGGACGAGATCTCCTCCATCCGCAGCGGCTTCGCCTCGTCGATCACGACGCCCAGTACCCCGTGGCCGGTCGGCAGGTCACCGATGAGCCGGCGGGTCTCGTCTTCGATGCCGACGTAGATGAACTCCGACATGGAACCGTCGTCGGCGAGGACTCCGAGGGCGCCGTACTTCGCCTCGCCGAGTTCTATCGCGGCCAGCACGATCCGCCGGAGCGTGGTGTCCAGCTCAAGCCCGGACGCCACGGCCAGCACCGCGTCGAGCAGACCGTCCATTTTGTCCCGGGTGCCGATGAGCAGCTCGATCCGGTCCTGCAGATCGCGCAGCACCTCGCGCAGCCGCAGGCCGGACAGCGTGCCCGCCATCCGCCGGGACCCGTACTCCGGCTGCCGGCCGGACTCGTTCACCGCCACCTTGCCCACAATCTCACGCATCGTCCGTCGCCGCTGGTGACCTTTTCCCCTTTCGCAGGCCTCCTCGGCGGGAGACGCTCGGGAGAAGCTCAAGGAACCACACAGTGTGCCGCGTGGCGGTGCCCGGGGGGAAACCATGACACCACCGATCACCTCGATCGGCCTACTGGACTCCGATCAGGTGAAGTCCGTGATCGGCGCGGCGGTACTCGCTCCGTCGACGCATAATACGCAACCTTGGCGCTTCCGCTGCACTCCTGCGGGCCTCGAGTTGCACGCCGATCCGGAGCGCGCGCTGCCTGCGGCCGACGCCGACCAGCGGGAACTGCTCCTCTCGTGTGGCGCCGCGCTGTTCAACCTGCGCACCGCCATCCACGCACTGGGCGCCGCCCACCCGGCCACGACACTGCTCCCCCGGCGCGACGACCCCACGCTGCTCGCGGTGGTCCGGCCGTTCGCGGCCCGCAAGCCGGACCGGCGCTTCGTGGAGCTGGCGGACGCGATCCCCCGCCGGCACACCAACCGCACCCCGTTCGAAGCGATCACCATCCCGGCCTCCGTCGTGGCCGAACTGCGCCACGCCGCGGAGGTCGAACAGGCCTGGCTGCCCCGGCTGAACCCGCGGCAGCTGGAACAGCTGCGCGAACTCGTGCACAAGGGTCATCACGCCCAGGTCGCCGATCCGGCCTTCCTCGCCGAGTGGCGCTACTGGACCGCCCGCGACCGGGACAGCCGCGACGGCGTCCCGGAGTACGCGGCCGGCGCGATGCCCTCGGACAACGGTGGCTGGGTCCTGCGGGACTTCGGCTCGCATCCACGCGGCCGAACCGACGACTCCGAGCCGCTGGTCGTGGTGATCGGCTCGTTCGACGACACCCGGATGGACCGGATCCGCGCCGGTCAGGCGATGCAGCGGGTCCTGCTCACCGCGACCGTGGCCGGCCTCGACGCGTCGTTCATCTCGCAGCCGGTCGAGGTGCCCGCAATAAGGACGGAGCTGCGCAGCCTCCTCGGCGGTGGGCTGTGGCCGCAGATCGTTCTGCGCCTCGGCCAGGGTGCGCCCGTACCTTGGACACCGCGGCGCTCTTTGGCCGACGTCTTACTGGAGCCGCACCAGCTCAATGCTTAGCGCCCGATGAACACCGGAAAACGCAGGCGGGGAGCTCCGAAACCGTACGACCGCGTCAGCCGTTCTCTTTGCGCAGCTCGGTGGCGAGAACGGCCGCTTGGGTGCGACGTTCCATGCCCAGCTTGGTCAGCAGCCGGGAGACGTAGTTCTTGACCGTCTTCTCGGCCAGGAACATGCGCTCGGAGATCTGGCGGTTGGTCAAGCCCTCCCCGATCAGCTCCAGCAGCTTCTTTTCCTGGTCGGAGAGGTCGGCCAGCGGTCCCTTCTTGGCCTGGCTGTCGCGCAGCTTGGCCATCAAGGCGGCGGCCGCGTGCGCGTCGAGCAGGGATTTTCCCGCGCCGACCTCCCGGACTGCCGAGACCAGGTCCATGCCCTTGATGTCCTTGATGACGAACCCGCTGGCGCCGGCCATGACCGCGTCGAGCATCGCCTGCTCGTCGGTGTAGCTGGTCAGCATCAGGCACTTGAGCTCGGGCAGCTTCGACCGCAGCTCCCGGGCCAGCTCGATGCCGTTGCCGTCCGGCAGCCGCACGTCCAGCACCGCGACGTCCGGGTTGAGCGCCGGGATGCGAGCCAACGCCTGCGACACGCTGCCGGCCTGTCCGATCACGGTGAGGTGTTCGTCCTCGTCCAGCAGGTCGGCCACCCCACGACGAACCACCTCGTGATCGTCGACGAGAAAAACGCGGAGCATTCCGACCTCCCTGGTCACGGACCTGACGGAGATCAGGGTACGACCGCAAGACCCTCGACAGCAGGGACCCGGGACCGTCCCGGAAGTGACCAAGGACCCTAAACCGGGACGGCCGCCGCACCGGATGCTCACCGGGTAGCCCGCGAACGAGCAGGAGAACCCCGATGAGCGCCCTGGACCTCGCCCGATGGCAGTTCGGGATCACCACCGTCTACCACTTCCTCTTCGTCCCGCTGACCATCGGCCTGTCCTTCCTGGTCGCCGGGATGCAGACGGCCTGGGTGCGCACCGGGAACGACAAGTACCGCCGGATGACGAAGTTCTGGGGAAAGCTGTTTCTCATCAACTTCGCCATGGGTGTGGCGACCGGCATCGTCCAGGAATTCCAGTTCGGGATGAACTGGTCGGACTACAGCACCTTCGTCGGCGACATCTTCGGCGCCCCGCTGGCCATCGAGGGCCTGCTGGCGTTCTTCCTCGAGTCGACGTTCCTCGGCCTGTGGATCTTCGGCTGGGACAAGCTGCCGAAGAAGCTCCACCTGGCCACCATCTGGATCGCCGCCATCGGCACGGTCCTCTCCGCCTACTTCATCCTCGCCGCCAACTCCTGGATGCAGCACCCGGTCGGCTCGATCGTGAACCCCACCACCGGCCGCGCGGAACTGAAGGACTTCGGCGCCGTGCTCACCAACTCGACCGCCGTCGGCGCCTTCGCGCACACCATCACCGCGTGCTTCCTCACCGCGGGGATGTTCGTCGTCGGCATCAGCGCCTGGCAGCTGCGCCGACAGAGGAACGCGGACGTCTTCCGCCCGTCGATGAAGCTCGCACTGGTCACCGTGCTGATCGCCAGCCTCGGCGTCATCGTCACCGGTGACCTGCAGGCGCGGCTGATGACCGAGCAGCAGCCGATGAAGATGGCCGCCGCCGAAGCCCTCTACGACACCGTCGCGCCCGCGTCGTTCTCGCTGTTCACCATCGGCTCGCTCGACGGCTCCCAGGAGAAGTTCAGCATCCGGGTTCCCGGCGTCCTGTCCTTCATGGCCACCGGCACCTTCGACGGCCGCGTCGAAGGCATCAACAACCTCCAGGCCCAGGAACAGCAGGCCTACGGCCCCGGCGAATACCGGCCCGACGTCCCGGTCACCTACTGGACGTTCCGCCTGATGATCGGCTTCGGCTTCCTC is from Amycolatopsis mediterranei and encodes:
- a CDS encoding bifunctional GNAT family N-acetyltransferase/acetate--CoA ligase family protein, which encodes MSVEAGSRALLAGGDVVLVRPLHPADTAEVLALHTRLTQRDTYFRFFGAPSGLDRLAAGIAADPGPGHYAVGCYRHGELVGVANYEVLNDPTDAEVALVVDAALRTQGVATLLMEHLVSHARKSGLKRFLAEVLAENAKVLHVFADLGLRFEAGIGGPERDVVMILGEDAAYLDAVLERDLVADAASLTHLFKPSSIAVIGAGRRPGSVGHAVLANLVGSGYPGPVEVVNPHAGEILGVPSVPSVAVLSRTPELAVVCLPAPAAAEAVEECGKRGVRAVVIISSGLTGTVHGERVHAAAREYGLRLVGPNCLGVISTDPACPYDLTFLGSRVRPGNIGVVTQSGGVGIALAESLGDLGLGMSTLVSTGDKYDVSGNDLLMWWAADRRTELAVLYLESFGNPRKFSRLARRLARTRPVLAVRSGSGDTAQRAAASHTAAAATPAVTRDALFEQAGVIAVDTVAELVDVIAGLSWQLLPGGPRVAVLSNAGGAGVLAADACEREGLVMAELSEHTRERLAKVLPAEAAVRNPVDTTAAVSAEVFADALRAVLADDGVDAVIAATVPTAVGDPGTSLAAVLPPEYKTVFAVRPGQRARVAPLVPGTGVTACYDDPAAAAAVLARLVRYEQWLNRPEAGNSLTPLENPGALRAFAAGREGWLPPAEAVELLRLADIPMVETHYVEAGDSMDAAAADLDSPVVLKADADGLLHKTAGGGVLLNVHGPDRIVEAFRSLRSRFGPALRGVTVQPMAEPGRDLLVGVRSDPVFGPLIVFGLGGVDTDLIADHAARLAPLTGADADLLLDGLRASKALWPGQLDRAAVREVLLKVSRLAELVPGLAELDLNPVRVRSDGCVALDVRARLEPLAADDPFLRRLRD
- a CDS encoding GAF domain-containing protein, giving the protein MAGTLSGLRLREVLRDLQDRIELLIGTRDKMDGLLDAVLAVASGLELDTTLRRIVLAAIELGEAKYGALGVLADDGSMSEFIYVGIEDETRRLIGDLPTGHGVLGVVIDEAKPLRMEEISSHPASVGFPAHHPPMHSFLGVPVRVRDEVFGRLYLTEKKNGEPFTDDDEVVVQALAAAAGIAIENAHLYEQARVRQQWLAATSEVTTELLGGTDPAEALNLIASRALELTGSDVTMLALPNSGRLDVDEDWGDDVDDLTVTVSAGTRAAELSGMHIGLEESVPGAVYQDRTPRNVGELRLPDHRFGPALVVPLRAGDRTTGVLIAARQTGAGSFESAQLPVLASFADQAALALQLAAQQRAARELDVLGDRDRIARDLHDHVIQRLFAVGLSMQSTQRRTKSPELQKRLGDSIEQMHEIVQEIRTAIFDLHGGAAGETGLRLRHRLHDAIAELTDDAPVHPTVSMSGSIDTVPAQLAEHAEAVVREAVSNAVRHAEASTLSVSVAVKDDVLRIVVADDGRGLPEDVSPSGLGNLGDRAEAVGGAFTLGRGPDGGVKVEWSAPVS
- a CDS encoding Acg family FMN-binding oxidoreductase, which gives rise to MTPPITSIGLLDSDQVKSVIGAAVLAPSTHNTQPWRFRCTPAGLELHADPERALPAADADQRELLLSCGAALFNLRTAIHALGAAHPATTLLPRRDDPTLLAVVRPFAARKPDRRFVELADAIPRRHTNRTPFEAITIPASVVAELRHAAEVEQAWLPRLNPRQLEQLRELVHKGHHAQVADPAFLAEWRYWTARDRDSRDGVPEYAAGAMPSDNGGWVLRDFGSHPRGRTDDSEPLVVVIGSFDDTRMDRIRAGQAMQRVLLTATVAGLDASFISQPVEVPAIRTELRSLLGGGLWPQIVLRLGQGAPVPWTPRRSLADVLLEPHQLNA
- a CDS encoding response regulator transcription factor codes for the protein MLRVFLVDDHEVVRRGVADLLDEDEHLTVIGQAGSVSQALARIPALNPDVAVLDVRLPDGNGIELARELRSKLPELKCLMLTSYTDEQAMLDAVMAGASGFVIKDIKGMDLVSAVREVGAGKSLLDAHAAAALMAKLRDSQAKKGPLADLSDQEKKLLELIGEGLTNRQISERMFLAEKTVKNYVSRLLTKLGMERRTQAAVLATELRKENG
- a CDS encoding cytochrome ubiquinol oxidase subunit I is translated as MSALDLARWQFGITTVYHFLFVPLTIGLSFLVAGMQTAWVRTGNDKYRRMTKFWGKLFLINFAMGVATGIVQEFQFGMNWSDYSTFVGDIFGAPLAIEGLLAFFLESTFLGLWIFGWDKLPKKLHLATIWIAAIGTVLSAYFILAANSWMQHPVGSIVNPTTGRAELKDFGAVLTNSTAVGAFAHTITACFLTAGMFVVGISAWQLRRQRNADVFRPSMKLALVTVLIASLGVIVTGDLQARLMTEQQPMKMAAAEALYDTVAPASFSLFTIGSLDGSQEKFSIRVPGVLSFMATGTFDGRVEGINNLQAQEQQAYGPGEYRPDVPVTYWTFRLMIGFGFLCLLISLVGLWLFRRGRTPRARWFFPVATAGLALPFLANSVGWIFTEMGRQPWSVFGVLKTAGSVSPTVPASSVLTSLIVFTLLYGVLAVVDGVLMVRYAKAGPLPPEGPAAESDEPRPAAFAY